In Plasmodium falciparum 3D7 genome assembly, chromosome: 13, the following are encoded in one genomic region:
- a CDS encoding palmitoyltransferase DHHC8, putative gives MVQIHDAKSPFLLPLYKVYESNNIFFCKGNIITGPNIFFLLFTYIIIIISVLPIYIITYFQIDSSFCLTVALVSLTIFFVLVLFFLTTTAFCDPGIIPKRNYVDLSLPKGRTAFTTVKINGTIIKQYWCVNCNHFKEPRSKHCYTCNNCVTKFDHHCVWIGNCVGNRNYRRFFFFILNLSILSTIICFIFIGLFIQLCIKENGSLSFQPILYTIGEYPHITLYIIYSFPSSLLLINLFVYHLQMVLQNKTTYEDIQGLYSGNNPFDEGKYINLKKFLFTPVDKIQVEWKDIVKNITHLLILICQKYINIFKTL, from the exons ATGGTTCAAATACATGATGCAAAATCTCCTTTCCTGTTACCCTTATATAAAG TTTACGAAAGTaacaacatttttttttgtaaaggAAATATCATAACAGGgcctaatatatttttcctcctctttacttatataattataattatttcggTTTTACCTATCTATATAATAAC aTATTTCCAAATAGATAGTTCCTTTTGTTTAACCGTTGCTCTTGTTTCCCTGACAATTTTCTTTGTattagttttattttttttaacaactACAGCATTTTGTGACCCTGGAAT AATACCTAAAAGGAATTATGTTGATTTATCATTGCCAAAAGGACGaa ctGCATTTACTactgtaaaaataaatggaaCAATTATAAAACAGTATTGGTGTG ttAACTGTAATCATTTTAAAGAACCTAGAAGTAAACATTGTTATACATGTAATAACTGCGTCACAAAATTTGATCATCACTGTGTATG gATTGGTAATTGTGTAGGAAATCGAAATTATAGAcgattcttttttttcattttaaatttatcCATCCTTTCAAcaataatatgttttatattcattggactttttatt caATTGTGTATTAAGGAAAATGGCAGCTTGTCATTTCAGccaattttatatacaatagGAGAATATCCACAcat aaccttatatattatttattccttTCCATCCTCCCTTTtgttaattaatttatttgtatatcatTTACAAATGGTACTACAAAATAAGACAACCTATGAAGATATCCAGGGTTTATATTCGGGAAATAATCCATTTGAtgaag ggaaatatataaatttgaaaAAGTTTTTATTTACACCCGTGGATAAaat ccAAGTCGAATGGAAAGATATTGTAAAG aatataacACATTTACTAATATTAATTtgtcaaaaatatattaacattttcAAAACGCTCtaa
- a CDS encoding 3',5'-cyclic nucleotide phosphodiesterase beta encodes MGKVEDFEEHNKNSNQDIEKNVGNRRRSNSNTINDQNENINKNKAIVTKKSFIMNLLRNKEKTKVEQNDDNIVENMNERKNSLKDMSLISDNVEKDNKVKKKNSYLKNLNILGKTKSIEFSFPSNILNNARKNIQEIDEESPLTSNSLRTYKEGISEDNRQNQRNADNNSLNWSTSNINTECNSEFSNIEVKVLKTEKSNSVKLKDNIIDIPNDKNKKELQEINIKNTNKDSYKNLYLKVRNSISFNDNIKIDDENKNDKNNIIDNYNNYDDINSSNEITIDGLNHDDNIKKIDNINNFDNKHDDNLQDHHQNHVHHTFRSSRKSLGNIKSNNTNIKLNNDKNFDTNINKRSILEKYFYDIWKRNITIKKEIYSLSSKNPPNPLKSTFADACQNESSEKELLKKIPLKFNDDSIESLYVLNLNNWISSRMIIIGIVMLILSFIIWPLTTWSLKTSTWGRETYIIILFHTLMAINTLILIFFIIIGSTELCKYSECMSYVLFSLMVALWGLWNIAIGLTLEYNPNLSEMPTTTYELEMIYVLTYIYGFLPLVIIDIFFPSRTKYNWIIHLIFIFLNSSSIILVGSAKPDFVPEIYVVFRILAYTTLCIFLYIGSYTSELQIRYVFYNLLVAGYKLDKIESDMKNKTSNKKISTGIEDLINMLKECTKVILELENETDTNFNVHTKTSYCSNILEQCLSTLTKSDNLYNIDYNVLENPENKKFIEAYVSKSKSNFAGEEVPKGVDFKLNKSFSNNDCISTDKVDLDKKQIKKFLKQINISQLTKMIQFIDNKLLSDWDFNCLTYFDESEYPFFDINLSLICTIDHNIPINIIINFLCFVEKQYNNVPYHNTIHATMVTQKFFCLAKKLGIYDDLEYKIKLVMFISGICHDIGHPGYNNLFFVNSLHPLSIIYNDISVLENYHASITFKILQLNQCNILKNFSEKDFRMMRSYIIELILSTDMKHHFEIISKFRIRRENEDFDYIKNSDDLLILTKMIIKSADISHGSVSWSEHYCWCQRVLSEFYTQGDEELKNKMPLSPLCDRTKHNEVCKSQITFLKFVVMPLFEELSHIDNNKFIKSFCLKRLNSNCIMWDTLMKEEKTIEVYDPAAVKLKDKKKKKVDKKKKSYIDLTLFFIKNVSD; translated from the exons ATGGGTAAGGTAGAAGATTTTGaagaacataataaaaatagtaatCAAGATATTGAAAAGAATGTAGGGAATAGAAGAAGGTCTAATAGTAATACGATCAATGATCAAAAtgagaatataaataaaaataaagctATAGTAACTAAAAAGAGTTTTATAATGAATTTATTacgaaataaagaaaaaacaaaggtagaacaaaatgatgataatatagtagaaaatatgaatgaaagGAAAAACAGTTTAAAAGATATGTCACTTATTAGTGATAATGtagaaaaagataataaagtaaaaaaaaaaaatagctatttaaaaaatttaaatattcttgGTAAAACAAAATCTATAGAATTTTCATTTCCatctaatatattaaataatgcacgtaaaaatatacaagaaATTGATGAAGAGTCTCCTTTAACTAGTAATTCTTTACGCACATATAAAGAAGGAATTAGTGAAGATAATAGACAAAATCAAAGAAATGCTGATAATAATTCTTTGAACTGGTCTACAAGTAATATTAATACAGAATGTAATTCTGAATTTTCTAATATAGAAGTTAAAGTTTTAAAAACTGAAAAATCGAATTctgtaaaattaaaagataatataatagatattccaaatgacaaaaataaaaaagaattacaagaaattaatataaagaatacaaataaagatagttataaaaatttatatttaaaagtaaGAAATTCTATAAgttttaatgataatattaaaattgatgatgaaaataaaaatgataaaaataatattattgataattataataattatgacgatattaatagtagtaatgaaATTACAATCGATGGATTAAatcatgatgataatataaaaaaaattgataatataaataattttgataataaaCATGATGATAATCTTCAAGATCATCATCAAAATCATGTTCATCATACGTTTCGTTCATCTAGAAAATCATTAGGAAATATTAAATCAAACAAtactaatataaaattaaataatgataaaaattttgataccaatataaataaaaggaGTATtcttgaaaaatatttttatgatatatggaaaagaaatataacaataaaaaaagaaatttattcCTTAAGTAGTAAAAACCCACCAAATCCTTTAAAAAGTACATTTGCAGATGCATGTCAAAATGAATCTTctgaaaaagaattattaaaaaaaataccatTAAAATTTAATGATGATTCTATTGAatctttatatgtattaaatttaaataattggATATCATCTAGAATGATTATTATTGGAATTGTTAtgttaatattatcttttattatatggcCACTAACAACATGGTCTCTTAAAACAAGTACTTGGGGAAGagaaacatatattattatattatttcatactTTAATGGCTATTAATACAttgatattaatattttttataattattggaTCCACAGAATTGTGTAAATATTCTGAATGTATGTCTTATGTACTTTTCTCTTTAATGGTTGCTTTATGGGGTCTATGGAATATAGCTATAGGTTTAACACTTGAATATAATCCAAACCTTAGCGAAATGCCTACAACAACCTACGAGTTGGAAATGATTTATGTACTCACGTATATATATGGTTTCCTTCCTCTGGTTATAATAGATATATTCTTTCCCTCacg gACCAAATATAATTGGATTAtccatttaatatttatattcttaaatTCAAGTAGCATCATATTAGTAGGTTCCGCCAAACCTGACTTTGTGCCtgaaatatatgt agTATTTCGGATTTTGGCATATACAACTTTGTGCATATTCTTATACATAGGAAGTTATACCTCAGAATTACAAATACgttatgttttttataatttactt GTAGCTGGCTATAAATTAGATAAAATAGAATcggatatgaaaaataaaaccagtaacaaaaaaatttcaaCAGGAATTGaagatttaattaatatgCTAAAGGAg tGTACAAAAGTCATTTTGGAATTAGAGAACGAGACGGATACAAATTTCAATGTTCATACGAAGACTTCTTATTGTTCGAATATTTTGGAACAATGTTTGTCAACATTAACAAAATCTGATAACTTGTATAATATCGATTATAACGTTCTCGAAAATCCAGag aataaaaaatttattgagGCCTATGTCAGTAAAAGTAAAAGTAATTTTGCTGGGGAAGAAGTGCCAAAAGGAGTAGATTTTAAATTAAACAAATCTTTTTCAAACAATGATTGTATAAGTACTGACAAAGTGGATTTagataaaaaacaaataaaaaaatttttgaaacaaattaatatatcCCAATTAACAAAAATGATTCAATTCATTGATAACAAACTTTTATCAGACTGGGATTTCAATTGTTTAACATATTTTGATGAATCTGAGTATCCATTTTTTGatattaatttatctttAATATGTACTATTGATCATAATATtcctataaatataataattaactTTCTCTGCTTTGTTGAAAAGCAGTACAATAATGTTCCTTATCATAATACAATACACGCGACCATG GTAACacaaaaatttttttgtttggcCAAAAAACTTGGTATATATGATGACCTggaatacaaaataaaattggtAATGTTTATATCAGGAATTTGTCATGATATAGGACATCCTGGTTATAATAacttattttttgtaaacaGTTTACACCCCTtaagtattatttataatgacATTAGTGTATTAGAAAATTATCATGCATCTAtaacttttaaaatattacaactaaaccaatgtaatattttgaaaaatttttCAGAAAAG GATTTTCGAATGATGAGATCATATATCATTGAATTAATTTTAAGTACTGATATGAAACATCATTTTGAAATAATTTCAAAGTTTAGAATAAGAAGAGAAAATGAAGATTTcgattatataaagaatagtgatgatttattaatattaacaaaaatgattataaaaagtGCAGATATATCTCATGGATCTGTATCATGGAGTGAACACTATTGTTGGTGTCAGAGAGTTTTATCTGAATTTTATACGCAAGGAgatgaagaattaaaaaataaaatgccTTTATCACCTTTGTGTGATAGGACAAAACACAATGAAGTTTGTAAATCTCAAATAACGTTTTTGAAATTTGTTGTCATGCCGTTATTTGAGGAATTATCCcatattgataataataaatttataaa gAGTTTCTGCTTAAAAAGATTAAACAGTAATTGTATCATGTGGGATACGCTCatgaaagaagaaaaaacaatCGAGGTTTATGATCCCGCTGCCgttaaattaaaagataaaaaaaaaaaaaaagtggataaaaaaaagaaaagttaTATTGATTTAActctattttttataaaaaatgtttccgattaa
- a CDS encoding cGMP-specific 3',5'-cyclic phosphodiesterase gamma, putative has product MFHSNNSNLYKKRDMVKNVFSLFSFTSNVDDKAIKLWPLKFIEKEEESLYIIKICHNIYKKRFFLLITHLSSLIFMYSICLIVAKINELFSKLKFTFIFLHIFVVINILFILMLHYTHYVEKLRRWRGKLFVLHSICIFLLWCSWLFILFNDVKDYLPIVVNVNKFLYATYTHNKINIIFCFFAYVPIFYLITIIPCRICYSFTFDLLFFILRIAIFSVYYLITVKNYILIDNIFMIASSIVGSIFIFVIRYIIEIQRRLAFHSWNKQIKQINTLKSNLKEQKEKLSLTNIEEIFNLINDCIGNYCNTNEHLEEKNISVVNNLKKILTILKEDNLFSPDSKFLNRKKYNHIYAYIMDVNRNKTLSENKEPFKDVTEEFKEESETESLMESISEERSKTKIDEKSKMYSKNDEFNVKKEMDMNLKCDNVNLDIWNTSFLNNETLNEDIFIHIGNKLLKMYYTTNHNIPSETLYSLLYEMKNGYNNVPYHNSIHAAMVTHHCNVLVSNLNTANILRDNELGALFVASLGHDIGHFGRTNIFLKNCCNFLSIIYNDKSILENYHCSYLFNILLKDENNIFKNEDPKCLLALRQQIIELILATDMSKHIKILAQFRIKSIKIKSYIEKNIILCLKMIIKAADLSHNCVDWSEHYQWVKRLVNEFYYEGDELFQMGYKINPLFDRNCHNNFIQIQRTFLKELVYPLIISLKTLDNTSITQDMINNVKRNYSKWTKIEKCQIKKKKYLNELLCNIPDNWARVYYPNLNIYKTQKK; this is encoded by the exons atgttccatagtaataatagtaatctttataaaaaaagggaTATGGTTAAAAATgtcttttctcttttttccTTTACAAGTAATGTAGACGATAAAGCTATTAAATTATGGCCCTTAAAATTTATTGAGAAGGAAGAAgaatctttatatattataaaaatttgtcATAATATTTACAAGAAAAGATTTTTTCTCCTCATAACACATCTGAGCTctcttatatttatgtattccATATGTTTGATAGTAGCAAAAATTAATg AGCTATTTTCCAAGTTAAAATTCacgtttatatttttacacatttttgttgtaattaatatattattcattttaatgTTGCACTATACACATTATGTAGAAAAACTTCGAAGGTGGAGAGGGAAATTATTTGTATTGCATAGTATATGT aTATTTCTTTTGTGGTGTTCATGGTTATTTATCTTATTTAATGACGTGAAAGATTATTTACCTATTGTTGtgaatgtaaataaatttttatatgcaACTTATActcataataaaattaatattatcttttgtttttttgcaTATGTgccaattttttatttaattacaATAATACCATGcag AATATGCTATTCTTTTACCTTTGATCTTTTGTTCTTCATATTAAGGATCGCCATATTTTCCGTTTATTATCTCATAAcagtaaaaaattatatcttAATAGACAA catTTTTATGATAGCGTCATCAATTGTAGgaagtatatttattttcgtTATACGATATATCATAGAAATTCAGAGACGACTAGCTTTTCATAGTTggaataaacaaataaagcAAATTAATACGTTAAAAAGTAATTTGAAAGAACAGAAAGAAAAATTGTCACTCACTAATATTGAAGAAATTTTCAACCTCATTAATGAT TGCATAGGTAATTACTGTAACACGAATGAACAccttgaagaaaaaaatatatctgtcgtaaataatttaaaaaaaattttaactatattaaaagaagacAATTTATTTTCCCCAGACAgcaaatttttaaatagaaAG aagtacaatcatatatatgcatatattatgGATGTGAATAGGAACAAAACCCTGTCAGAAAATAAAGAACCATTCAAAGATGTAACAGAAGAGTTTAAAGAAGAATCTGAAACAGAATCTTTGATGGAATCTATATCAGAGGAAAGATCAAAAACTAAAATAGatgaaaaatcaaaaatgtattctaaaaatgatgaatttAATGTTAAAAAGGAAATGGACATGAATTTG AAATGTGACAATGTAAATTTGGATATTTGGAATACCTCCTTTTTGAATAATGAAACATTAAATGAAGATATTTTTATCCATATaggaaataaattattaaaaatgtattatacaACAAATCATAATATTCCAAGTGAAacattatattcattattatatgaaatgaaaaatggTTATAACAATGTGCCATATCATAATTCGATCCACGCAGCTATG GTTACCCACCATTGCAACGTTTTAGTAAGTAATTTAAATACAGCGAATATTCTTAGGGATAACGAACTAGGTGCCTTATTTGTTGCTTCCTTAGGTCATGATATAGGACATTTTGGtagaacaaatatatttttaaaaaattgttGCAACTTTTTaagcataatatataatgataagtCTATATTAGAGAATTACCATTGctcttatttatttaatattttattaaaagatgaaaataatatttttaaaaatgaagatcCGAAATGTTTATTAGCACTTAGACAACAAATTATAGAATTAATACTAGCAACAGATATGAGTaaacacataaaaatattagcTCAATTTCGTATAAAatctattaaaataaaatcatatattgaaaaaaatattatcttatgtttaaagatgataataaaagcTGCTGATTTGTCGCATAATTGTGTAGATTGGAGTGAACATTATCAATGGGTAAAAAGATTAGTAAATGAATTTTATTATGAAGGTGATGAATTATTTCAAATGGGTTATAAAATCAACCCTTTATTTGATAGAAATtgtcataataattttatacaaataCAAAGAACCTTCTTAAAAGAATTAGTCTATCCTCTAATCATATCACTTAAAACTCTAGATAATACATCTATTACACAAGATATGATAAATAACGTTAAAAGGAATTATTCAAAGTGGacaaaaattgaaaaatgtcaaatcaaaaaaaaaaaatatttaaatgaacTTTTATGTAACATACCAGATAATTGGGCTCGTGTATATTATCCTAACTTGAATATTTacaaaacacaaaaaaaataa
- a CDS encoding splicing factor 1 — protein MEENSYFEAVEKLFEIKNSKEDKINGSSSNKDELIENKELKNDNLNNNTCDSDKKKTNKREVKRKSKVINDNKIDNENKNTKRKKKTNGDVDINIDENFDEDNDENVDKNVDKNVDKNVDKNDDEDDGEDDGEDDGEDDGEHDGEDDGEDDSDEDKHENIPKNKADTLKEESDVSDNHHNNRKSKNIKNSIRSKSSNSKTKKEDDDNNIHCNNSSQENEQKRKEQLLENKDNKKEGKNTNSSKVKKRYHTSSDENDRNNDNTSSEEERTKSRKKKHKNDNSDKKNENRVVDYSSSSSSSSDASNEYSSSDEERDHKKRKIRKTNRSRRISRSSSESNSSTDNDKRGTSRSSEEKVYSKYDKMKRRDRERERDRDRDRDRDRDRDRDRDRDRDRDRDRDREREKDKDRDRDHDRYRDRERDRYRDRERERRKDREREREREREKERIRRENERERLRKERELERERREKIREERRLKEEMEEAKRDDLTVLVLNLDLKADERDIYEFFSEVAGKVRDIQCIKDQRSGKSKGVAYVEFYTQEAVIKALAANGMMLKNRPIKIQSSQAEKNRAAKAAKHQPIDPNDIPLKLYIGGLLGPLSNITEQELKQLFNPFGDILDVEIHRDPYTGKSKGFGFIQFHKASEAIEALTVMNGMEVAGREIKVGYAQDSKYLLACDNTQENILKQQQMAKNINTEEEEQDNEKIDNDDGDGGGLIAGTGSKIALMQKLQRDSIIDPNIPSRYATGANAIMARNSFVPSTNNINNNVTTNLVLSNMFSSNDENIGSDPDFFNDILEDVKEECSKYGKVVNIWLDTKNIDGKIYIKYSNNDESLKSFQFLNGRYFGGSLINAYFISNDVWDMTCLPK, from the exons aTGGAAGAGAACTCATATTTTGAGGCAGTAGAAAAACTTtttgaaattaaaaattcaaaagaagataaaataaatggaagtagtagtaataagGATGAATTAattgaaaataaagaattaaaaaatgataacttgaataataatacttgTGATAGtgataaaaagaaaacaaacaAAAGAGAAGtcaaaagaaaaagtaaagttatcaatgataataaaatagataatgaaaacaaaaatacaaaaaggaaaaaaaaaacaaatggtGATGtcgatataaatatagatgaaaattttgatgaagataatgatgaaaatgttgataaaaatgttgataaaaatgttgataaaaatgttgataaaaatgatgatgaagatgatggtGAAGATGATGGTGAAGATGATGGTGAAGATGATGGTGAACACGATGGTGAAGATGACGGTGAAGATGATAGTGATGAAGATAAACATGAAAATATTCCTAAAAATAAAGCAGATACTTTGAAAGAAGAGTCTGATGTATCAGATAACCATCATAACAACAGAAAatctaaaaatataaaaaattctaTAAGGAGTAAGAGTAGTAAtagtaaaacaaaaaaagaagatgatgataataatattcattgtAATAATAGTTCGCAGGAAAATGAACAAAAGCGTAAGGAACAGCTTTTGGAAAATAAAGACAATAAGAAGGAGGGGAAAAATACAAATTCCTCTAAAGTTAAAAAAAGATATCATACTAGTAGTGATGAAAATGATAggaataatgataatacatCATCAGAGGAAGAAAGGACAAAAAGTcgaaaaaagaaacataaaaatgataacagtgataaaaaaaatgaaaatagaGTAGTAGACTATTCGTCGTCGTCTTCTTCCTCCTCTGATGCTTCAAATGAATATAGCTCAAGTGATGAAGAAAGAgatcataaaaaaagaaaaataagaaaaacaaaCCGATCTAGGAGAATTTCCAGATCATCTAGTGAAAGTAATTCAAGTACAGACAATGATAAACGTGGTACATCAAGAAGCAGTGAAGAAAAAGTGTACTCCAAATATGATAAGATGAAAAGAAGAGATAGAGAAAGAGAAAGAGATAGGGATAGAGACAGAGATAGGGATAGAGACAGAGACAGGGATAGAGACAGAGATAGGGATAGAGACAGAGATAGGGATAGAGAAAGAGAAAAGGATAAGGATCGAGATAGAGACCATGACCGATATAGAGATAGAGAACGTGATCGATATAGAGATAGAGAAAGAGAGCGAAGAAAAGATAGAGAAAGGGAAAGAGAAAGGGAAAgggaaaaagaaagaataaGAAGAGAAAATGAAAGAGAAAGATTAAGGAAAGAAAGAGAACTGGAAAGAGAAAGAAGAGAAAAAATAAGAGAAGAAAGAagattaaaagaagaaatggAAGAAGCAAAAAGGGATGATTTAACAGTACTTGTATTAAATTTGGATTTAAAAGCAGATGAAAgagatatatatgaatttttttcagAAGTAGCTGGAAAGGTTAGGGATATACAATGTATAAAAGATCAAAGGTCAGGAAAATCAAAAGGAGTAGCATATGTAGAATTTTACACTCAAGAAGCAGTAATAAAAGCATTAGCAGCAAATGGCATGATGTTAAAAAATCGAccaataaaaatacaatCATCTCAGGCAGAAAAAAATAGAGCAGCAAAAGCAGCAAAACATCAACCTATAGATCCAAACGATATtccattaaaattatatatcgGTGGATTATTAGGTCCATTAAGTAATATAACAGAACAAGAATTAAAACAATTATTTAATCCTTTTGGTGATATATTAGATGTAGAAATACATAGAGATCCTTATACAGGGAAATCTAAAGGATTTGGTTTTATTCAATTTCATAAAGCCTCTGAAGCCATTGAAGCATTAACTGTTATGAATGGAATGGAGGTAGCGGGTAGAGAAATTAAAGTAGGATATGCACAAGATTCTAAATATCTCTTAGCATGTGATAATActcaagaaaatatattaaagcaACAGCAAATggcaaaaaatataaacactGAAGAGGAAGAACAAGATAATGAGAAAATTGATAACGATGATGGAGACGGCGGTGGGCTCATAGCTGGCACTGGTAGCAAAATAGCATTAATGCAGAAGCTTCAGAGGGATAGTATCATAGATCCTAAT ataCCCAGTAGGTATGCCACTGGAGCCAATGCTATTATGGCAAGGAATTCCTTCGTTCCCTCAaccaataatataaataataatgtgacAACTAATTTAGTATTAAGCAATATGTTTTCatcaaatgatgaaaatataggAAGCGACCCCGATTTCTTTAATGACATACTTGAAGATGTTAAAGAAGAATGTAGCAAATATGGAAAGGTTGTAAACATTTGGCTAGATACCAAGAACATTGATGGTAAgatttacataaaatattctaATAATGATGAATCATTAAAATCATTTCAATTTTTAAATGGAAGGTATTTTGGAGGCTCACTAATAAACGCGTATTTTATTTCAAACGATGTATGGGATATGACTTGTCTTCCAAAGTAG
- a CDS encoding protein transport protein SFT2, putative: MGENKFDGLSFFENNEFQNMNFIRGSMDNNRNEEEKGLIQKAIDLSKKGAETLQKGLKETLGKNNMNDGASMVSNSTTAESGSMFSNFPLFNNNNQNRENETSSFFAFTTLVSYKNFPLFCILFGISVLFMILSFFTLPMIVITPRQFGFFFTVSSICFVSSLAFLKGFSNLYHHLMEKQRLPFTTAYILSLLSTLYFTLINPLYLLALITSVIQMLALISFLVSYIPGGAGAIKMLINAIYSYVKNLFRRSNTSDLPF, translated from the exons ATGGGTGAAAATAAGTTTGACGGTTTGTccttttttgaaaataatgaatttcAGAATATGAATTTTATAAGGGGTTCTATGGATAATAACCgtaatgaagaagaaaaagggTTAATACAGAAAGCTATAgatttatcaaaaaaagGAGCAGAAACATTACAAAAAGGTTTAAAAGAAACAttaggaaaaaataatatgaatgatggAGCTTCTATGGTATCTAATTCAACAACAGCTGAAAGTGGTTCAATGTTTTCAAATTTtcctttatttaataataataatcagaATAGAGAAAATGAAACAAGTTCATTTTTTGCTTTTACAACTTTAGTATCATATAAAAACTTTccattattttgtattttatttggAATCAGTGTGTTATTTATGATCCtatcattttttacattaCCTATGATAGTAATAACACCTAGACAATTTGGTTTTTTCTTTACTGTATCTTCAATATGCTTTGTTTCATCTTTAGCCTTCTTGAAGGGTTTTTCAAATTTATACCATCATTTAATGGAAAAGCAACG CCTCCCTTTTACAACGGCCTacattttatcattattatcaaccTTATATTTTACTCTTATTAATCCCTTATATTTATTG gcATTAATTACATCAGTTATTCAAATGTTAGCCCTTATATCATTTCTTGTTTCCTACATACCAg gTGGAGCAGGAGCCATCAAAATGCTTATTAATGCTATTTATTCTTatgttaaaaatttatttagaAGAAGCAATACTTCAGATTTACCCTtttaa